The DNA sequence CTTATGCCCAACGAAGTTGTCGAATCCTTTGGTCGTTACGTTGAACGCTTTCCGAAGCCGGGCCATATCAAACCAGGTCTTGTTCTCGAAACTCAGTTCATACCACCGCTCTTTCCAGATCGACTCCCGCAGTTGCTCTTTCGTCAAACCCGCCAGGTCGGGTAGCTTAGCCCGCCGTCTGATCTTGTTGACCGCTTCCAGCGCGCTGGCCGTAGGGCCCGATACTTCATTGGTCGCTTCGGCGTAGGTCAGCAGCACCTCGGCATAACGGATCAGCGGCCAGTTCAGATCGCTGTTGGCGGTTGTCAGGTGCGCCTGCGTGTCGAAATGTTTGTAGATGTAGTAGCCGCCCAGATCGACAACGGTAGACCGATCGCTGCTGAGCGAATAGGTCCGGTAGTAAAACTGCTTTTCCTGCGCGCGTAGATCCCCTTTCTCGTACGACTCGACAAACTCTTTATTCGCAAAAATCGCCCCCGTTTCATCGGAGTAGGCCGAGATCCCCTGGTTATAGGGAATAATGGACGTTTGCCAGCCCGATGGCTGAATGTTAGTCGCAAACTGAACCATGAAGATATTCTCGCCGATGTTTTTCCGCGCCGGGTTATGCAGATCGTCGTAAGTCGTAAACAAGCTGTACTGGTTAGCGGTGATTACCTCGTTGGCCTTGTCGGCGGCTTTCTTGAAGTACTCGGCCCCCTTCTGTAGCGGGTAACCGGCCATGGTAAGGTAAACGCTGGACAGCATGGACTTGATGGCACCCGTCGATACGCGACCGGACGGATCGGTGAAGGGCAGCCCTGCCGATTCGGCGGCAACCAAGTCATCCACAATCAGTTTGTATACCTCTTCTTCGCTGGCCTGATCGGGATACAGAGCCGCCGACGACAGTTCGATGGGCTCGGTAATCAGGGGCACTTTACCAAAAATCCGAACCAGGTTGAAGTAGTAATGAGCCCGCAGAAAACGGGCTTCGCCAAGGGCTTTTTTCTTAGCCACTTCATCCATCTGAATGGCAGGAACTTTAGCCAGTACCAGGTTGGCATTGCCAATCCCTTTATAACTCGCCACCCAGTACACCCGGCTGTATTCATTATCGGAAGTGTTGACCAGGTTCCGGACGAAAATGCTGTTCTGCGCCTGCCCCAACTCGGTATTGGCGAGTCCGGTGCCGAACTCCAGCATCATCCAGGGTGCCCCGCCGAAGCCGCCCCCCGTGGTCGTTTTCAGGTTTTCGTAGATGGAATTGACGGCACTCGTAGCGTGTTCGGGCCGGGTGAAGTAGGTATCGACGGTGAAGTTGGACTTGTCCGTTTCTTCCAGAAAGTCGGAGCAGGACGACCCACCAGCGAGCAATGCTGCGAAGAGCATCCACTGGGCCGTCATTCGAATCGTGGTTTTCATAGTTGCAATTTTGATGGGTTAAAGACCAATGTTCAGACCAACCATAAAGACGCGTGGCTTGGGATAGTCATACAGCGCTACCCCCTGGTCGAACGCGCTACCCGTGGTCGACACTTCCGGGTCATAGCCAACGTATTTGGTTTTCAGGAAGAAGTTTTGCACCGACGCATAGGCCCGCAGGCGGTTCAGCTTCAGCTTGCTCACTACGTTTGTGGGGAAGGTGTAGGCCAGCAGCAGGTTCCGGCCCCGCACGAACGAACCGTCCTGAACCCGGTGGGTGTCTTCATTCGTGTTGTACCCCGCCGACACGGGCCGCAGCTGGGCGATGGGTGTATTCTGGTTTTCGGGTGTCCAGGCGTTCAGCACCGTTTTGAAGCTGTTGGCAATACCCTGACGGTCTTCGGCCGAGTGCTGGCTTCTGAACAGGACATCGTTGCCGTACATGAACTGCAGGTCGACGGTGAGGTCAAAGTTTTTGTACTTGAAGCTGTTGAGCAGCGTACCAAATCCGTCGGGGATACCTTTGCCGATGATGACCCGGTCTTTGTCGTTGATGACCCCGTCCTGGTTCACGTCCTGGTACTTCACGTCGCCGGGCTTTTTGAGGTATTTGGCCGCTTCCGACTCTTCGGCGGTTCCCCAGGTACCCTGGTGCACAAAGCCAAAGAACGAACCAACCGGCTGCTGCTCCCGTACGACAGTGAAGCCCACGAAGATGTCCGAACCGCCGGTCAGGGCGATGACTTT is a window from the Spirosoma rigui genome containing:
- a CDS encoding RagB/SusD family nutrient uptake outer membrane protein; amino-acid sequence: MKTTIRMTAQWMLFAALLAGGSSCSDFLEETDKSNFTVDTYFTRPEHATSAVNSIYENLKTTTGGGFGGAPWMMLEFGTGLANTELGQAQNSIFVRNLVNTSDNEYSRVYWVASYKGIGNANLVLAKVPAIQMDEVAKKKALGEARFLRAHYYFNLVRIFGKVPLITEPIELSSAALYPDQASEEEVYKLIVDDLVAAESAGLPFTDPSGRVSTGAIKSMLSSVYLTMAGYPLQKGAEYFKKAADKANEVITANQYSLFTTYDDLHNPARKNIGENIFMVQFATNIQPSGWQTSIIPYNQGISAYSDETGAIFANKEFVESYEKGDLRAQEKQFYYRTYSLSSDRSTVVDLGGYYIYKHFDTQAHLTTANSDLNWPLIRYAEVLLTYAEATNEVSGPTASALEAVNKIRRRAKLPDLAGLTKEQLRESIWKERWYELSFENKTWFDMARLRKAFNVTTKGFDNFVGHKFSYGPVLKERELLFPIPTAEIRNNNKLKQNTGY